One window of Marinomonas primoryensis genomic DNA carries:
- a CDS encoding ABC transporter permease yields the protein MASQAHPLTRTRLGRALLGIIGVAAFVMLWKYAQSAGWAAAGTIPDPFRLPQALADEWTSERLMPAVLSSLIHYAWGLAIGTFLGFLVGTLAASSSLLDALHAWLARILRPIPPLAWVVFAIAWFKVSHAGAAFVIAIGVFWVNYFATYSAVRNVDSRFYELARAFGQNGHLRQALQVTLPGAATGIFSGMRTGIGQAWMTLIAAELLGVPGMGQEMNSAAGVGAYEVVVVYMLIISLVYTLSDTLFGFIEKRVLTWRPS from the coding sequence ATGGCATCACAGGCTCATCCTTTAACACGTACCCGATTAGGACGTGCTTTACTGGGAATCATCGGTGTGGCGGCGTTTGTCATGCTCTGGAAATACGCCCAATCAGCAGGTTGGGCAGCAGCAGGCACCATACCAGACCCATTTAGATTGCCACAAGCATTGGCCGATGAGTGGACATCCGAGCGTTTGATGCCAGCGGTTCTTTCTAGTTTGATTCACTACGCTTGGGGCTTGGCGATTGGGACTTTTCTTGGTTTCTTAGTCGGTACATTGGCAGCCTCCTCCTCCTTGCTAGACGCGTTACACGCTTGGTTAGCACGAATTCTTCGACCCATCCCTCCTTTGGCTTGGGTCGTCTTTGCCATTGCTTGGTTCAAAGTCAGCCATGCCGGAGCCGCCTTTGTTATTGCTATAGGCGTGTTCTGGGTAAACTACTTTGCGACCTATTCTGCTGTACGCAACGTGGATTCTCGTTTTTATGAGTTAGCGCGTGCTTTTGGTCAGAATGGGCATTTACGTCAGGCGCTTCAAGTGACTTTACCGGGAGCGGCAACGGGTATTTTCTCAGGCATGCGAACCGGAATCGGTCAAGCTTGGATGACGTTAATCGCCGCTGAGTTGTTGGGCGTTCCAGGTATGGGACAAGAGATGAATTCAGCCGCTGGCGTAGGTGCTTACGAAGTGGTGGTGGTTTACATGCTGATTATTTCTCTGGTTTACACCCTGAGCGATACCCTATTTGGTTTCATTGAAAAGCGAGTGTTAACATGGCGCCCATCCTAA
- a CDS encoding class II glutamine amidotransferase, whose protein sequence is MCELLGMSANVPTDICFSFSGLRARGGRTGPHKDGWGMAMYRDTNVWTLHDPSPSADSDIAEVISNTSLKCDIVISHIRQANVGAVCLLNTHPFSRLLWDKTWSYAHNGQLEDANALPITLYHPLGNTDSERAFCWIIEQLQARLGESEPSLDEISTILSELALQLKSRGVFNMMLSDGVRLYCFCTTKLHWITRRAPFKKATLSDEDVIIDFKEVTTDKDVVTVIATQPLTHDETWQQMEEGELCVFEGGEVVCQIKAN, encoded by the coding sequence ATGTGTGAGTTATTGGGCATGAGTGCCAATGTGCCAACCGATATTTGCTTTAGTTTTTCTGGTTTACGCGCTCGTGGTGGGCGCACTGGTCCTCATAAAGATGGCTGGGGGATGGCAATGTATCGTGATACTAATGTGTGGACACTGCATGACCCAAGCCCTAGTGCAGACTCAGACATAGCGGAAGTAATCAGTAATACATCATTAAAGTGTGACATCGTCATTAGCCATATTCGACAAGCCAACGTAGGCGCAGTGTGTTTGTTAAATACGCATCCATTTAGCCGCTTATTGTGGGATAAAACCTGGTCTTACGCGCACAATGGACAACTAGAAGATGCAAACGCACTGCCAATCACACTGTATCATCCACTAGGTAACACCGATTCTGAACGGGCTTTTTGCTGGATCATTGAACAGCTTCAAGCGCGCTTGGGCGAAAGCGAACCATCACTGGACGAAATATCAACCATACTGTCTGAATTAGCCTTACAACTAAAGAGTCGTGGCGTGTTCAACATGATGCTGTCCGACGGTGTGCGTTTATATTGTTTCTGTACCACCAAATTGCATTGGATCACCCGGCGTGCGCCGTTCAAAAAAGCCACCTTATCAGACGAAGACGTCATTATTGATTTCAAAGAAGTCACCACAGACAAAGACGTCGTCACCGTTATCGCCACACAACCTTTGACCCATGATGAGACTTGGCAACAAATGGAAGAAGGTGAATTGTGTGTGTTTGAAGGTGGTGAAGTGGTTTGCCAGATCAAAGCGAACTAA
- a CDS encoding ABC transporter ATP-binding protein, which translates to MAPILNIEDLSYHYDNNPEPVFADLNLRMEDGEFIAVVGGSGVGKSTLLRCVAGLATASHGNISLHVEEDDTRRSRGVVFQDGRLMPWRRLRSNVAYGLKGLKLTADEKRARVDEVLKLARLEELAERWPHQLSGGQVQRGGIARALAVQPHLLLMDEPFSAVDAITRQHLQDQLLAIWEQTRKAVMFITHDIEEAIYLADRVVVLSGSPANIVLDKHIDLPRPRRRGTDALQKLAQDIANAL; encoded by the coding sequence ATGGCGCCCATCCTAAATATTGAAGACTTAAGTTATCACTATGATAACAATCCAGAGCCAGTTTTTGCTGATTTGAATCTTCGAATGGAAGACGGTGAGTTCATCGCGGTCGTGGGTGGCTCTGGTGTTGGCAAATCGACTCTGTTGCGTTGTGTTGCAGGTCTAGCGACGGCAAGTCATGGCAACATCTCTCTTCATGTTGAAGAAGATGATACTCGACGCTCTCGTGGGGTTGTGTTTCAGGATGGTCGTTTAATGCCTTGGCGTCGATTGCGTAGCAATGTGGCTTACGGCCTAAAAGGGCTTAAATTGACGGCAGATGAGAAACGCGCCCGCGTGGATGAGGTGCTGAAACTGGCTAGACTTGAAGAGTTGGCCGAGCGTTGGCCACACCAATTGTCTGGTGGGCAAGTTCAGCGTGGCGGCATTGCCAGAGCATTGGCGGTCCAGCCTCACTTGTTATTAATGGATGAACCTTTCAGTGCGGTAGACGCCATCACCCGTCAACATTTACAAGATCAGTTATTGGCGATCTGGGAACAGACTCGCAAAGCGGTGATGTTTATTACCCATGACATTGAAGAAGCGATATATTTGGCAGACCGTGTCGTGGTGCTGTCTGGCTCGCCTGCGAACATAGTGTTAGACAAACACATAGACCTGCCTCGTCCGCGTCGTCGCGGCACAGACGCATTGCAAAAATTAGCTCAAGACATTGCAAACGCACTTTAA
- a CDS encoding VWA domain-containing protein has product MKWLKINTVLLSAVLSFWAPLSQADTQFRVIVDASGSMLISDPDKLTSEALRLISNLAPEEEATLGIWLFGEEPRVLLPESIVNKATKSKLASYVNSYVTQDVKTDLEAIIKLLLDTPDSGNLAPEFNRHWILVTDGMVDISLDEVVNKASRDRILNELMARLEERDIHLHTVSMTGYTDKDLLESLSLRTDATHTEVAIPEDLLDTFDRIFTQASPSDELPFDGNQFVVDDAIDELTLVVFHEDGVQPHVVKPDGSLLSLVNDRNASVAASDHYTLITVRMPDAGVWQVNNVDLERSSIRVITNLSSQATKIAPIVFVNEPIYSTVGLFQKNVIIKDDNILNLVTVKQTLIRLSGEQKETILSHDMTQTNGQFKQRLEGIVEPGNYELVSLLDGKTFSRQLSQYFTVHPAIDFKGTNPGGNLIAFSAHPVNLKLNVSRSNIKLEFTYNNGTTETEEMQLVGQGYWEKIIPVSADDNVKVRAKLIGMTQTGLRFDYWTPFWHFNRKGDEAPTVGLDDVDPTSMLLMSIPSSNRDLMPVMVLPAVSVVNEVEEDGELSSETDAADIQTSDVVKAVEKTDSLSKTEWMMYIGLNLGGILIIAAGIFLYRRMQKNKSLKSDDTDDV; this is encoded by the coding sequence GTGAAGTGGTTGAAAATAAATACTGTGTTGTTATCGGCTGTATTGTCCTTTTGGGCGCCGTTGAGTCAGGCGGACACTCAATTCCGCGTTATTGTGGATGCTTCTGGCAGTATGCTGATCAGTGATCCTGATAAGCTCACTTCGGAAGCGCTCCGTCTTATATCAAATCTCGCCCCTGAAGAAGAAGCGACCTTAGGCATTTGGTTGTTTGGTGAAGAGCCTCGTGTGCTGTTGCCAGAATCTATCGTCAACAAAGCCACAAAGTCTAAATTAGCCAGCTATGTAAACAGCTACGTCACGCAGGATGTGAAAACCGACCTAGAAGCCATTATTAAACTCTTGCTGGACACACCGGACTCAGGAAACTTAGCGCCTGAATTTAACCGCCACTGGATTCTGGTGACGGACGGTATGGTTGACATTAGTTTGGATGAGGTGGTGAACAAAGCCTCTCGTGATCGTATTTTAAATGAGTTAATGGCTAGGTTAGAAGAGCGAGACATTCATCTTCATACAGTGTCTATGACAGGTTATACCGATAAAGACCTACTTGAATCTCTTTCGCTAAGAACCGATGCGACTCATACAGAAGTCGCCATTCCAGAAGATTTACTCGATACCTTTGATCGAATTTTTACGCAGGCATCACCTTCTGATGAATTGCCGTTTGATGGCAATCAATTTGTTGTTGATGATGCAATTGATGAGCTAACGTTAGTGGTATTTCATGAAGATGGCGTACAACCGCACGTCGTTAAGCCAGATGGTTCACTTTTGTCTCTGGTTAATGATCGTAATGCTTCCGTTGCGGCATCGGACCATTACACACTAATCACAGTGCGTATGCCGGATGCTGGTGTGTGGCAAGTCAATAATGTGGACCTTGAGCGTAGCAGCATTAGGGTGATTACCAACCTAAGCTCCCAAGCTACTAAAATTGCTCCCATTGTATTTGTGAATGAACCTATTTATTCAACCGTTGGTTTGTTCCAAAAAAACGTGATCATTAAAGATGATAATATTCTGAATTTGGTGACGGTAAAGCAAACCTTAATACGGTTGAGTGGAGAGCAAAAAGAAACGATTTTGTCCCACGATATGACTCAAACCAATGGACAGTTTAAGCAGCGCTTAGAAGGTATTGTTGAACCGGGTAACTATGAATTAGTGAGTCTGTTGGATGGCAAAACATTTTCGCGGCAGCTCAGCCAATATTTTACCGTGCATCCTGCTATCGACTTTAAAGGCACAAACCCAGGCGGTAATTTAATTGCTTTTTCTGCCCATCCAGTCAACCTGAAACTGAATGTATCACGTTCAAATATAAAGCTTGAGTTTACCTACAACAATGGCACGACTGAAACAGAAGAGATGCAATTGGTTGGCCAAGGTTATTGGGAAAAAATTATTCCAGTGTCCGCGGACGACAATGTGAAAGTTCGAGCTAAGCTCATTGGCATGACCCAAACTGGATTGCGTTTCGACTATTGGACACCCTTTTGGCACTTTAACCGGAAAGGGGATGAAGCGCCGACGGTAGGATTGGACGATGTTGATCCTACTAGCATGTTATTAATGTCGATCCCTTCATCCAACAGAGATTTGATGCCAGTCATGGTTCTTCCTGCGGTCTCGGTGGTTAATGAAGTGGAAGAAGATGGTGAGCTGTCTTCTGAAACTGATGCCGCTGACATTCAAACGTCAGATGTTGTTAAGGCCGTTGAAAAGACAGATAGCTTGTCAAAAACAGAATGGATGATGTACATAGGCTTAAATCTAGGCGGTATTTTGATTATCGCCGCTGGTATATTCTTATATCGACGTATGCAAAAAAACAAATCCCTTAAGAGTGATGATACAGACGATGTGTGA